The following proteins are co-located in the Nonlabens ponticola genome:
- a CDS encoding acyl carrier protein phosphodiesterase produces MNYLAHVYLSGDDKELRIGNFIADSVRGKNFKMFPRRVSDGIILHRKIDTYTDSHPIVSQSKEIIRPKYGLWSSVIIDLFYDHFLAAQWSEYNEMQLLPFTENFYADLKEYYAVLPSKVQRFLPIMIEYNWLYSYRTVEGMSRILHQMNKRTRGKSKMQFAAIDLEKHYNVLQSHFDQYMAELEEYVSHQKESLTNMDRL; encoded by the coding sequence ATGAATTATCTAGCTCACGTCTATCTATCAGGTGATGACAAGGAATTGCGCATAGGTAATTTCATTGCCGACAGCGTGCGTGGTAAAAACTTCAAGATGTTTCCTAGACGCGTTTCAGATGGAATAATTCTACACCGCAAGATTGACACCTATACAGACTCGCATCCTATTGTGTCCCAAAGTAAGGAGATCATTAGACCTAAATACGGTTTGTGGAGCAGTGTGATTATAGATCTATTTTATGATCATTTTCTAGCAGCTCAATGGTCTGAATATAACGAGATGCAACTACTGCCTTTTACCGAAAATTTTTATGCCGATTTAAAGGAGTACTATGCCGTACTACCTTCAAAAGTTCAACGATTCCTGCCTATAATGATTGAATATAATTGGCTCTACTCCTATCGTACGGTTGAAGGAATGAGTCGTATCCTACATCAAATGAATAAGAGAACAAGAGGTAAAAGCAAGATGCAATTTGCTGCCATAGATCTTGAAAAGCATTACAATGTGTTGCAATCGCATTTTGATCAATACATGGCAGAGTTGGAAGAGTATGTGAGCCATCAAAAAGAAAGCCTAACCAATATGGATAGGCTTTGA
- the glmM gene encoding phosphoglucosamine mutase — translation MTLIKSISGIRGTIGGRPSDNLTPLDAVKFASAYGKWIKEASGKKSPVVVIGRDARISGAMIQSLVQNTLIGMGCNVVDLGLSTTPTVEIAVPAEKADGGIILTASHNPKQWNALKLLNNKGEFLDGVEGQKILDAAAAEDFEYAEVDDLGTVSERDDYIDIHIQQVLDLKEVEVEAIKSAGFKVVVDGVNSTGGIAVPALCKALGVEVIELYCDPTGHFPHNPEPLKEHLGDLCKAVVEHEADFGITVDPDVDRLAFITEEGEMFGEEYTLVACADFILSRVKGNTVSNLSSSRALHDVTVKHGGTYTAAAVGEVNVVKKMKEVNAVIGGEGNGGIIYPDSHYGRDALVGIALFMSLLTEKKVKVSELRASYPSYFMGKKKVQLTPGMPVDAILEDVKQQYLNENLTTIDGVKIDFENEWVHLRKSNTEPIIRIYTEARSQEQANQLADRFIAELEVIAQQHA, via the coding sequence ATGACACTCATAAAATCTATTTCAGGAATACGTGGCACCATAGGCGGCAGGCCATCAGACAATTTAACGCCCTTAGACGCCGTCAAATTTGCCAGCGCGTATGGTAAATGGATTAAAGAAGCTTCAGGTAAAAAATCACCTGTCGTAGTTATAGGTCGCGATGCGCGTATAAGTGGTGCTATGATACAGTCCTTAGTTCAAAATACTCTCATAGGAATGGGTTGCAATGTCGTAGATCTAGGTTTGAGCACCACACCAACTGTAGAAATAGCCGTACCAGCAGAGAAAGCCGATGGTGGCATTATCTTGACTGCGAGCCATAATCCTAAACAGTGGAACGCTCTCAAATTACTGAATAATAAAGGTGAGTTTCTTGATGGAGTAGAAGGTCAAAAAATTCTGGATGCAGCTGCTGCAGAAGATTTTGAATATGCAGAAGTCGATGATCTAGGAACCGTAAGTGAGCGAGATGATTACATTGACATACATATCCAACAAGTTCTTGACCTCAAAGAAGTTGAAGTTGAGGCTATTAAAAGTGCTGGATTTAAAGTAGTCGTAGACGGCGTTAATTCCACAGGTGGTATCGCTGTTCCAGCTTTGTGTAAAGCATTGGGCGTTGAGGTCATTGAGTTGTATTGCGATCCTACCGGACATTTCCCGCATAATCCAGAACCGCTCAAGGAACATTTGGGTGATTTATGTAAAGCGGTTGTTGAGCACGAGGCTGACTTTGGCATCACTGTCGATCCAGACGTTGACCGACTTGCATTTATTACCGAAGAAGGCGAGATGTTTGGTGAAGAATATACCTTGGTAGCGTGCGCCGATTTTATCTTGTCTCGTGTAAAAGGAAACACTGTAAGCAACCTATCATCCTCAAGAGCCTTACACGATGTTACCGTCAAACATGGCGGCACCTATACGGCTGCGGCTGTAGGTGAGGTGAATGTGGTTAAAAAAATGAAAGAAGTAAATGCGGTTATAGGAGGCGAAGGTAACGGTGGTATCATTTATCCAGACTCACACTATGGTCGAGATGCGTTGGTAGGAATAGCGCTATTCATGTCGTTACTTACTGAGAAGAAAGTTAAAGTAAGTGAATTACGCGCCAGCTACCCAAGCTATTTCATGGGTAAGAAAAAAGTTCAACTAACACCAGGAATGCCCGTGGATGCCATTCTTGAAGATGTAAAGCAACAGTATTTAAATGAAAATTTGACTACTATTGATGGTGTCAAGATTGACTTTGAAAATGAATGGGTGCACTTGCGCAAATCAAACACAGAGCCTATAATCAGGATCTATACTGAAGCAAGATCACAGGAACAAGCTAACCAACTCGCTGACCGCTTCATTGCGGAACTCGAGGTGATAGCTCAACAGCACGCGTAG
- a CDS encoding lysophospholipid acyltransferase family protein, which translates to MQAFVFYLVYPFIWVLARLPFWLLYRISDLVFVIVYYLTRYRKKVIMNNLDIAFPEKSYQEKKRIARESMQHFCDNFIEIIKSLGISKTQVEKRFTCDNVDVVNAFAKAEQPVVIMLGHQASYEWTIALDEALEHQSYAVYKPIKNPYFDKLIREVRSKFGTTLLPMKKAYNLIRQSQKSVTGLYALVADQAPKPYKAQYFTQFFERTTAVLKGGERMAKQYGMPVFFLRVKKLKRGFYHATFEKITDDASKEVDWMVTDCFFELLEDQIKRQPEYYLWSHKRWKTSLKDATRAVELSPRVPQ; encoded by the coding sequence ATGCAAGCCTTTGTATTTTATCTTGTTTACCCGTTCATTTGGGTGCTGGCTCGCTTGCCTTTTTGGTTGCTGTATCGCATTAGCGATCTGGTTTTTGTCATTGTTTATTACCTAACAAGATATCGTAAGAAGGTGATCATGAATAATCTAGATATTGCTTTCCCAGAAAAGTCTTATCAGGAGAAAAAAAGGATCGCACGTGAAAGCATGCAGCACTTTTGCGACAATTTTATAGAGATTATTAAATCATTGGGTATAAGCAAGACCCAAGTTGAAAAGCGCTTTACCTGTGATAATGTTGATGTTGTTAACGCTTTCGCGAAAGCGGAACAACCAGTAGTCATCATGCTAGGGCACCAGGCTAGTTATGAATGGACCATCGCTCTGGACGAGGCTCTAGAACACCAATCCTATGCGGTTTACAAACCGATCAAGAATCCTTATTTTGACAAATTAATAAGAGAAGTGAGATCAAAATTTGGCACTACTCTCTTACCTATGAAGAAAGCCTACAACTTGATTAGACAAAGCCAAAAGAGCGTTACTGGACTGTACGCGCTGGTGGCAGATCAAGCACCTAAACCTTATAAAGCACAGTATTTTACACAGTTTTTTGAAAGAACTACTGCGGTACTTAAGGGTGGTGAGCGCATGGCAAAACAATATGGGATGCCAGTTTTCTTCTTGAGAGTAAAGAAACTAAAACGTGGTTTTTATCATGCTACTTTTGAAAAAATCACTGATGATGCTTCAAAAGAAGTCGACTGGATGGTAACCGATTGTTTCTTTGAATTGTTAGAAGACCAAATCAAACGCCAGCCAGAATATTACTTGTGGTCGCACAAGCGTTGGAAAACTTCTCTCAAGGATGCTACGCGTGCTGTTGAGCTATCACCTCGAGTTCCGCAATGA
- a CDS encoding rhomboid family intramembrane serine protease, whose amino-acid sequence MFSNIDLVTIVIIGVTCLVSFKGFQDFVFFDNYKFNIGGIQRGEQYRFFSSGFLHLDIQHLLFNMLTLYFFAWIVIESLGTIPFLIVYLVSMLGGNLLSYLFHKDEYQYSAIGASGAVSGIIYAGILLFPEMMIYGIIPGYIFGIGYLIYTIYGIKNRIGNIGHDAHFGGAATGYAITLIYDPQLIFQETLIVVALLIPIIILFILMKLGKI is encoded by the coding sequence ATGTTTTCAAATATTGATCTTGTAACTATTGTCATCATTGGTGTTACCTGTCTAGTTAGTTTTAAGGGCTTTCAAGATTTTGTGTTTTTTGACAATTATAAATTCAATATAGGTGGTATCCAACGTGGTGAACAGTATAGATTTTTTTCTAGTGGATTCTTGCATCTAGATATTCAACATTTGTTATTCAATATGTTGACCCTATACTTTTTTGCTTGGATTGTGATAGAAAGCTTAGGGACAATACCGTTTTTAATTGTTTATCTGGTGAGTATGTTAGGTGGTAATTTACTGAGTTACCTATTTCATAAAGATGAATACCAGTACAGTGCGATAGGAGCCAGTGGTGCCGTGTCTGGAATTATATATGCTGGAATCTTGCTTTTTCCCGAAATGATGATTTACGGCATTATTCCGGGCTACATTTTTGGAATAGGGTATTTAATCTATACGATTTATGGAATTAAGAATAGAATTGGGAATATTGGTCATGATGCGCACTTTGGTGGTGCTGCAACAGGATATGCCATTACCTTGATTTATGATCCTCAATTGATTTTTCAAGAAACTTTAATTGTGGTGGCCTTACTCATCCCAATCATCATCTTATTTATCTTGATGAAGCTGGGCAAGATCTAG
- a CDS encoding TlpA disulfide reductase family protein, which produces MRHIFLFIAVALLFNGCKDYKPAEPRITGIAPDVLNGMRIYLFEVNELNGQLKRIDTAIVMNNEFDFGELDKVDYNRKRFLSLDGSSGFAIFLSENDAVQIALNKSNIEASTIQGGPINQRYESYSKAREKFKKVYLDLKQSARTARNDSARSIIALEKLENRTNVFTDSLISIIQESPDDPLNLVYLSEMAIGALITPKESREVYNMLSDRMKQHPDAKMLDRDLADLETVAIGSKAPYFEGRSPDGSIIKLPEVLGKVTLVDFWASWCGPCRKENLNIVSAYNKYHDSGFNIIGVSLDKPGEKEKWVAAIKQDSLAWNHISRLAHWSDPIAKKYQVKGIPASFLLDENGIIIGKDLRGQALHEKLSRLLD; this is translated from the coding sequence ATGCGCCACATTTTCCTATTCATAGCTGTAGCTTTATTGTTCAATGGATGTAAAGACTACAAGCCAGCAGAGCCTAGAATAACAGGAATAGCTCCAGATGTTTTAAATGGCATGCGTATTTATCTTTTTGAGGTCAACGAGCTCAATGGTCAATTAAAGCGCATTGATACTGCGATCGTCATGAACAACGAGTTTGACTTTGGTGAACTAGATAAAGTCGATTACAATCGTAAGCGATTTTTATCATTAGACGGAAGTTCAGGGTTTGCCATCTTCTTATCAGAAAATGATGCAGTACAAATAGCTTTGAATAAAAGTAATATTGAGGCATCTACCATTCAAGGTGGACCAATCAATCAAAGGTATGAGAGCTATTCAAAAGCCAGAGAAAAGTTCAAAAAAGTATACCTAGACTTAAAGCAATCAGCTCGTACGGCTAGGAATGATTCCGCACGCAGCATTATCGCGTTAGAAAAGCTTGAAAATCGTACTAACGTGTTTACCGATTCATTAATTTCAATTATCCAGGAATCTCCAGACGATCCATTAAACCTTGTGTATTTAAGTGAGATGGCTATCGGCGCACTCATTACACCTAAAGAGTCACGAGAAGTATATAACATGCTATCAGATCGGATGAAGCAACATCCAGATGCCAAAATGCTAGATAGGGATCTAGCGGATTTAGAAACCGTAGCCATAGGCAGCAAAGCTCCTTATTTTGAAGGTCGCAGTCCAGATGGTAGCATCATAAAATTACCTGAAGTCTTAGGCAAGGTCACCTTGGTAGATTTTTGGGCATCCTGGTGTGGCCCTTGTCGCAAGGAAAATCTGAATATTGTCAGCGCTTACAATAAATATCATGATAGCGGATTTAATATCATAGGTGTAAGCCTAGATAAACCTGGCGAAAAAGAGAAATGGGTAGCAGCGATAAAGCAAGATAGTCTCGCATGGAATCATATTTCAAGACTTGCTCACTGGAGCGACCCTATTGCCAAAAAGTATCAGGTAAAAGGCATACCGGCAAGCTTCCTATTAGATGAAAATGGTATCATCATAGGTAAGGATTTGAGAGGTCAGGCACTGCATGAAAAATTATCTAGACTATTAGACTAG